One Actinosynnema pretiosum DNA segment encodes these proteins:
- a CDS encoding VanZ family protein produces the protein MGEDLGYAGVGIESWYALLPALALFAVVLAVRVARRAPGWTGRGAVLRAVTALYLAGVAHFTLFPIDWGAGNLTPWHNQLQPIPLLTADLPTFALNVVMLVPFGVLLPLLDARVTRAGQVAVRALGFSAVIEVAQLVVYLLARSGRSVDVDDLIANTVGAVLGFLLLRAVPGVAARWRAGAVARR, from the coding sequence GTGGGCGAGGACCTGGGGTACGCGGGCGTCGGCATCGAGTCCTGGTACGCGCTGCTGCCCGCGCTGGCGCTGTTCGCGGTGGTGCTGGCGGTGCGGGTGGCCAGGCGGGCGCCGGGGTGGACGGGGCGCGGGGCGGTGCTGCGCGCGGTGACGGCGCTCTACCTGGCCGGGGTCGCGCACTTCACGCTGTTCCCGATCGACTGGGGCGCGGGCAACCTGACGCCCTGGCACAACCAGCTCCAGCCGATCCCGCTGCTGACGGCGGACCTGCCGACGTTCGCGCTGAACGTGGTGATGCTGGTGCCGTTCGGGGTGCTGCTGCCGCTGCTGGACGCGCGGGTGACGCGGGCGGGGCAGGTGGCGGTGCGGGCGCTGGGGTTCAGCGCGGTGATCGAGGTGGCGCAGCTGGTGGTCTACCTGCTGGCGCGGAGCGGGCGGTCGGTGGACGTGGACGACCTGATCGCGAACACGGTGGGCGCGGTGCTCGGGTTCCTGCTGCTGCGGGCGGTTCCGGGTGTCGCGGCGCGGTGGCGGGCGGGCGCGGTCGCGCGCCGGTAG
- a CDS encoding sensor histidine kinase has translation MLEDRTRARVVAAWSLTAAALLVLGVIDVLSGQFSGSDNSPLRLVWSVAACALLLASWGLRPRALALVVVLQVALALGAALLPRGDAPLPFPFAASVALLATLTPVVLRVGRPRSWALGVPLVLAVAAQALGAEVGDLAFTVLALVLAQATALFVAAGSYLRSTAAARREQVDRTRAADRAELARDLHDYVAHHVTGIVVQAQGAAAVARTHPELVVTALGDIERAGAEAVHAMRRVVGLLRDTGPDAQAPGVADLPDLVARSGLPVALELAGPVGGVPAQVGAAAHRVVMEALTNVRKHGRGVTRVEVLLVAVDHGLGVQVTDDGAGSPGGGGFGLLGLRERVTAVGGTLFAGARGPGWVVRAWLPTGQAGFDAGDDRLATRSFTAGALEDRP, from the coding sequence GTGCTGGAGGACCGGACGAGGGCCAGGGTCGTCGCGGCGTGGTCGCTCACCGCCGCCGCGCTGCTGGTCCTGGGCGTGATCGACGTGCTGAGCGGCCAGTTCTCCGGCAGCGACAACAGCCCGCTGCGCCTGGTGTGGTCGGTCGCGGCGTGCGCGCTGCTGCTCGCCTCCTGGGGCCTGCGCCCGCGCGCGCTCGCGCTCGTGGTCGTCCTGCAGGTCGCGCTCGCGCTGGGGGCAGCGCTCCTGCCAAGGGGCGACGCGCCCCTGCCGTTCCCGTTCGCCGCGTCGGTCGCGCTGCTCGCCACGCTCACCCCGGTCGTGCTGCGGGTCGGGCGGCCCCGGTCGTGGGCGCTCGGCGTGCCGCTGGTGCTCGCGGTGGCCGCCCAGGCGCTCGGCGCGGAGGTGGGCGACCTGGCGTTCACCGTCCTGGCACTGGTGCTGGCGCAGGCCACCGCGCTGTTCGTGGCGGCGGGCTCGTACCTGCGCTCCACCGCCGCCGCCCGCCGCGAGCAGGTCGACCGCACCAGGGCCGCCGACCGCGCCGAGCTGGCCCGCGACCTGCACGACTACGTCGCCCACCACGTCACCGGCATCGTCGTGCAGGCCCAGGGCGCCGCCGCCGTGGCGCGCACCCACCCGGAGCTGGTGGTCACCGCGCTGGGCGACATCGAGCGCGCGGGCGCCGAGGCCGTGCACGCCATGCGCCGCGTCGTCGGGCTGCTCAGGGACACCGGCCCCGACGCGCAGGCCCCCGGCGTCGCCGACCTGCCCGACCTCGTCGCCCGCTCCGGGCTGCCGGTCGCGCTGGAGCTGGCGGGCCCGGTGGGCGGGGTGCCCGCGCAGGTCGGCGCGGCGGCGCACCGGGTGGTCATGGAGGCGCTCACGAACGTCCGCAAGCACGGGCGCGGCGTGACACGGGTGGAGGTGCTGCTGGTGGCGGTCGACCACGGCCTCGGCGTCCAGGTGACCGACGACGGCGCGGGCTCGCCGGGGGGCGGCGGGTTCGGCCTGCTCGGGCTGCGCGAGCGCGTCACCGCCGTGGGCGGGACGCTCTTCGCCGGGGCGCGGGGGCCGGGCTGGGTGGTGCGGGCCTGGCTGCCGACCGGGCAGGCGGGCTTCGACGCGGGGGACGACCGGCTCGCGACCAGGTCGTTCACCGCGGGAGCGCTCGAGGACCGCCCGTGA
- a CDS encoding AAA domain-containing protein codes for MRLFEFLARSQQLKSNPVRTTNGYQLTLWFGDLPDHPSVRSAHLDVAPEPGRTLLEIDRVLHQDPPEPGAALSPWLDGDWDEPGDAPRLRESLGEGEQRVALDDVPEIRESHTAWLERWTTWAEEERADKPARDAYNELFHAYVTATGHAEELELVIGVGCLSWAPPGHHAVQRHLVTVPATVQLDDLSGTLSLHQAEAAEGVTVELDMLAPGLIANPAHVVQIKAEAREVHSSALHRDSLGGVLRRLVHALDGDAAYHGDLDGKQPATRHAVAAFAPALILRKRSRQGIVDILDDVARQLTDSGAVPDGLLPLVDPDHRPAAERSPQPGALVQLDEEPFLPLPVNDRQLRVLAQVDAKAQTLVQGPPGTGKTHTVAALLSHLLAQGKRVLVTAHTDRALKEVRAKLPASIAPLAVSVVGSSRSDLTDLKVAVERISQVSGEYDHEGARRTVDDYLAAIDGLRRDRAELHRRLVDARGQEVVEHEVGGHRGTLAALARHVEHDRGRFGWITDLIEVDGTAPSPVAGGDVARWHALLLDEALNADEPESRLRLLPLADVPTPEEFAALVAAERRAISAEEGHSALAGHSAFDAVRGLEPATREVLRQRLNGFAREAEDLSRRREQWMDGALADVLAGRATPWRSRGHQVAQLVDRATPLVGRLGPLTEVEVREGELGALVALAGSLRAHVAEGGKLKTNPDGSPKAGVLAPKPVKQAQPLFQAVRVNGVPPTSVEQLDAFLCWAEACKVLGALDRAWPDSVQVPVEDTLGERLQWHVTELAQLHRVLALGHELETEERGLAGLGLPRPNWTDLEAVQTYARLVDAAAAFDARTAATVPLQEVARTADEVARWADAAPCARDLARAAQDRDHEGYAGAHRRLARLAEVALAVHVRDGIAAVLDREVPRVLAAVIADPGDPAWVERLAGWDEAWNWAVARRWVLERGAEDVNALQAEVLRVDQAVRDRVEQLAAERAWGHAVSPDRLSGKARADLQQYAQLVKRLGKGTGAYAAQRRAEIRAAMERCRPAVPVWIMPVYRIAEQFRVRPDMFDVVIVDEASQAGLEATFLQYLAPKIVIIGDDRQVSPSAVGADQQQLRDLAEQYLWDDPYRASWQDPKRSLFDEAKMRFEGMITLVEHRRCVPEIIGFSNRIAYEPDGVRLVPVRQYGADRLEPVKPVFLADGHERGSDSYRYNPVEADAIVDQIEKCIADPRYDGLTFGVVSLLGATQAKAIEKRLMERVAPEEWKARDLRCGDSADFQGSERDVMFLSMVKARSDEPGGRVVAQTKDEYVQRYNVAASRAKDQMWVFHSLRLSDLHNSEDMRFQLLDYCYSVARRGEDEDGARRALVPEDERVEPFDSLFEQRVFNRLVDRGHSVVPQFPAEGYRIDLVVVGRKARLAVECDGDAWHGPDAYERDMARQRDLERCGWRFFRIRESEFYADRPAVLARLWNALQELDIHPSGWGSGEEDPSGGVAAVEPVAAGLVAAEPAVVEPPVVAPVVVAPEVVEPAVVHTEPVGPVVVEPLPAPMVIAVPVEPRAQDALLARYDPFTGVVVPLGEAGKRDLIDGLVRVVAQEGPVLGSRLHTAYVRASGAIRVTKQVASELNKAVAQAVREGLLVEDNPLAETGLKARTYRLPDQPEVRLRHLGPRALEEVPPSELLALMAHATAQGAPDGEPLRRAVLELLGLKRLTDNVKSRFEAVEPLRR; via the coding sequence GTGCGGCTTTTCGAGTTCCTCGCTCGGAGCCAGCAGCTCAAGTCGAACCCGGTCCGCACCACCAACGGCTACCAGCTGACCCTGTGGTTCGGCGACCTGCCGGACCACCCGTCGGTCCGGTCCGCGCACCTCGACGTCGCGCCCGAGCCCGGTCGGACGTTGCTGGAGATCGACCGGGTCCTCCACCAGGACCCGCCGGAGCCCGGAGCCGCGCTGAGCCCCTGGCTCGACGGCGACTGGGACGAGCCCGGCGACGCGCCCCGCCTGCGCGAGTCCCTCGGTGAGGGCGAGCAGCGCGTCGCGCTCGACGACGTGCCGGAGATCCGCGAGTCGCACACCGCCTGGCTGGAGCGCTGGACCACCTGGGCCGAGGAGGAGAGGGCGGACAAGCCCGCCCGCGACGCCTACAACGAGCTCTTCCACGCCTACGTCACCGCGACGGGGCACGCCGAGGAGCTCGAACTGGTCATCGGCGTCGGCTGCCTGTCGTGGGCGCCGCCCGGCCACCACGCCGTCCAGCGGCACCTGGTCACCGTGCCCGCCACCGTCCAGCTCGACGACCTCAGCGGCACCCTCTCCCTGCACCAGGCCGAGGCCGCAGAGGGCGTCACCGTCGAGCTGGACATGCTCGCCCCCGGCCTCATCGCGAACCCCGCCCACGTCGTGCAGATCAAGGCCGAGGCCCGCGAGGTCCACTCCTCCGCGCTGCACCGGGACTCCCTCGGCGGTGTGCTGCGCAGGCTCGTGCACGCCCTCGACGGCGACGCCGCCTACCACGGCGACCTGGACGGCAAGCAGCCCGCGACCCGGCACGCCGTGGCGGCGTTCGCCCCCGCCCTGATCCTGCGCAAGCGCTCCCGCCAGGGGATCGTGGACATCCTCGACGACGTCGCCAGGCAGCTCACCGACTCCGGCGCGGTCCCGGACGGGCTGCTCCCGCTGGTCGACCCGGACCACCGGCCCGCCGCCGAGCGCTCGCCCCAGCCGGGCGCCCTCGTCCAGCTCGACGAGGAGCCCTTCCTGCCCCTGCCCGTCAACGACCGGCAGCTGCGCGTCCTGGCCCAGGTCGACGCCAAAGCGCAGACCCTCGTTCAGGGCCCGCCGGGAACGGGCAAGACCCACACCGTCGCCGCGCTGCTGTCCCACCTGCTCGCGCAGGGCAAGCGCGTGCTGGTCACCGCGCACACCGACCGCGCCCTCAAGGAGGTCAGGGCCAAGCTGCCCGCCTCCATCGCACCGCTGGCCGTCTCCGTGGTCGGCTCCTCCCGCTCGGACCTGACCGACCTCAAAGTCGCCGTCGAGCGGATCAGCCAGGTCTCGGGCGAGTACGACCACGAGGGCGCGCGCCGCACCGTCGACGATTACCTCGCGGCGATCGACGGGTTGCGGCGCGACCGCGCCGAACTGCACCGGCGGCTGGTGGACGCGCGCGGCCAGGAGGTCGTCGAGCACGAGGTCGGCGGCCACCGGGGCACCCTCGCGGCCCTCGCGCGGCACGTCGAGCACGACCGGGGCCGCTTCGGCTGGATCACCGACCTGATCGAGGTCGACGGCACGGCCCCCTCCCCGGTGGCCGGGGGAGACGTCGCGCGGTGGCACGCCCTCCTGCTCGACGAAGCGCTGAACGCCGACGAACCCGAGTCGCGGCTCCGGCTGCTGCCGCTCGCCGACGTGCCCACCCCCGAGGAGTTCGCCGCGCTGGTGGCCGCCGAGCGCCGGGCCATCTCCGCCGAGGAGGGGCACAGCGCCCTGGCCGGGCACTCCGCCTTCGACGCCGTGCGCGGCCTCGAACCGGCCACCAGGGAGGTGCTCCGCCAGCGGCTCAACGGGTTCGCGCGCGAGGCCGAGGACCTGTCCCGGCGCCGCGAGCAGTGGATGGACGGCGCGCTGGCCGACGTGCTCGCGGGCCGCGCCACCCCTTGGCGCTCGCGCGGCCACCAGGTCGCCCAGCTCGTCGACCGCGCCACCCCGCTGGTCGGCCGGCTCGGCCCGCTCACCGAGGTCGAGGTCCGCGAGGGGGAGCTGGGCGCGCTCGTCGCGCTCGCCGGGTCGTTGCGCGCGCACGTCGCCGAGGGCGGCAAGCTCAAGACCAACCCGGACGGCTCGCCCAAGGCGGGCGTCCTCGCGCCGAAGCCGGTCAAGCAGGCCCAGCCGCTGTTCCAGGCGGTGCGCGTCAACGGCGTGCCACCGACCTCGGTCGAGCAGTTGGACGCCTTCCTGTGCTGGGCCGAGGCGTGCAAGGTGCTGGGCGCGCTGGACCGGGCGTGGCCGGACTCGGTGCAGGTCCCCGTCGAGGACACCCTGGGCGAGCGGCTGCAGTGGCACGTGACCGAACTGGCGCAGCTGCACCGCGTTCTGGCGCTGGGGCACGAGCTTGAGACCGAGGAGCGCGGCCTCGCAGGCCTGGGCCTGCCCCGTCCCAACTGGACGGACCTCGAAGCGGTCCAGACCTACGCGCGGCTGGTCGACGCCGCCGCGGCCTTCGACGCGCGCACCGCCGCGACCGTGCCGCTGCAGGAGGTCGCGCGGACCGCCGACGAGGTGGCGCGGTGGGCGGACGCCGCGCCGTGCGCGCGCGACCTGGCCCGCGCCGCCCAGGACCGCGACCACGAGGGGTACGCCGGGGCCCACCGCAGGCTGGCGAGGCTGGCGGAGGTCGCCCTGGCGGTCCACGTCCGGGACGGGATCGCGGCGGTGCTCGACCGCGAGGTGCCCAGGGTGCTCGCGGCGGTCATCGCCGATCCCGGCGACCCGGCGTGGGTGGAACGGCTGGCCGGGTGGGACGAGGCGTGGAACTGGGCCGTGGCGCGGCGCTGGGTCCTCGAGCGCGGCGCCGAGGACGTCAACGCGCTGCAGGCCGAGGTGCTGCGCGTCGACCAGGCGGTGCGCGACAGGGTCGAGCAGCTGGCCGCCGAACGGGCCTGGGGGCACGCCGTGTCGCCGGACCGGCTGTCCGGCAAGGCCCGTGCCGACCTGCAGCAGTACGCGCAGCTGGTCAAGCGGCTCGGCAAGGGGACCGGCGCCTACGCGGCCCAGCGCAGGGCCGAGATCAGGGCGGCGATGGAGCGCTGCCGCCCCGCCGTGCCGGTGTGGATCATGCCCGTCTACCGGATCGCCGAGCAGTTCCGGGTCCGACCGGACATGTTCGACGTCGTCATCGTGGACGAGGCGTCGCAGGCCGGGCTGGAGGCCACCTTCCTGCAGTACCTCGCGCCCAAGATCGTGATCATCGGTGACGACCGCCAGGTCTCGCCGTCCGCCGTCGGCGCCGACCAGCAGCAGCTGCGCGACCTCGCCGAGCAGTACCTGTGGGACGACCCGTACCGCGCCTCCTGGCAGGACCCGAAGCGCAGCCTGTTCGACGAGGCCAAGATGCGCTTCGAGGGCATGATCACGCTCGTCGAGCACCGCCGCTGCGTCCCGGAGATCATCGGCTTCTCCAACCGGATCGCCTACGAACCCGACGGGGTGCGGCTGGTGCCGGTGCGCCAGTACGGGGCCGACCGGTTGGAGCCGGTCAAGCCGGTGTTCCTGGCTGACGGGCACGAGCGGGGCTCGGACTCCTACCGCTACAACCCGGTCGAGGCCGACGCGATCGTCGACCAGATCGAGAAGTGCATCGCCGACCCGCGCTACGACGGGCTGACCTTCGGCGTGGTGTCGCTGCTGGGCGCCACCCAGGCCAAGGCGATCGAGAAGCGGCTGATGGAGCGCGTCGCGCCGGAGGAGTGGAAGGCGCGGGACCTGAGGTGCGGCGACTCCGCCGACTTCCAGGGCTCCGAGCGGGACGTCATGTTCCTGTCGATGGTCAAGGCCAGGTCCGACGAGCCCGGTGGCCGGGTCGTGGCGCAGACCAAGGACGAGTACGTCCAGCGCTACAACGTGGCGGCGTCGCGCGCCAAGGACCAGATGTGGGTGTTCCACTCGCTGCGGCTGAGCGACCTGCACAACTCCGAGGACATGCGGTTCCAGCTGCTGGACTACTGCTACTCGGTGGCGCGGCGGGGTGAGGACGAGGACGGCGCACGGCGCGCGCTGGTGCCGGAGGACGAGCGGGTCGAGCCGTTCGACTCGCTGTTCGAGCAGCGGGTGTTCAACCGGCTGGTGGACCGGGGGCACAGCGTCGTCCCGCAGTTCCCGGCCGAGGGGTACCGGATCGACCTGGTCGTGGTGGGGCGCAAGGCTCGGCTGGCGGTCGAGTGCGACGGGGACGCGTGGCACGGGCCCGACGCCTACGAGCGGGACATGGCGCGGCAGCGCGACCTGGAGCGGTGCGGGTGGCGGTTCTTCCGCATCCGCGAGTCGGAGTTCTACGCCGACCGGCCCGCGGTGCTGGCGCGGTTGTGGAACGCGTTGCAGGAGTTGGACATCCACCCGTCGGGGTGGGGGTCGGGGGAGGAGGACCCGTCGGGGGGTGTGGCGGCGGTGGAGCCGGTGGCTGCCGGGCTGGTGGCTGCCGAGCCTGCGGTTGTCGAACCTCCGGTCGTCGCCCCGGTGGTCGTCGCGCCTGAGGTGGTCGAGCCTGCGGTCGTCCACACCGAGCCCGTCGGGCCGGTCGTGGTCGAGCCGCTGCCCGCTCCGATGGTGATCGCCGTCCCGGTCGAGCCTCGCGCGCAGGACGCGCTGCTCGCGCGGTACGACCCGTTCACCGGCGTCGTCGTCCCGCTGGGTGAGGCGGGCAAGCGCGACCTGATCGACGGCCTGGTGCGCGTCGTGGCCCAGGAGGGCCCGGTGCTGGGCAGCAGGCTGCACACCGCCTACGTCCGGGCGTCGGGCGCGATCAGGGTCACGAAGCAGGTGGCCAGCGAGCTGAACAAGGCGGTCGCGCAGGCGGTCCGCGAAGGACTGCTGGTGGAGGACAACCCGCTGGCCGAAACCGGCCTCAAGGCACGCACCTACCGGCTGCCGGACCAGCCGGAGGTGCGCCTCCGCCACCTCGGCCCCCGCGCTCTGGAGGAGGTGCCGCCGAGTGAACTGCTGGCCCTGATGGCCCACGCGACCGCGCAGGGCGCCCCCGACGGCGAACCCCTGCGTCGCGCGGTCCTGGAACTGCTGGGGCTGAAGCGGCTGACTGACAACGTGAAGAGCCGCTTCGAGGCGGTCGAACCCCTCCGGAGGTGA
- a CDS encoding alpha/beta hydrolase, producing MRPLVRVLGAVVVSVLLTGAAAQASPSPTTALSWAPCPELPDVECGVLSVPVDRTDPGDGRVGVAVARRVAPDPARRIGVLVVNPGGPGNSGVDLLDAQPGTVAGVGGALAGADVVAEPFPAVFCQDWALPVRDFREHAALTAHVRRVAPNTGGGQRPDQPIGTCLGRTTEVSNPQRPLRVEGAPKILALNGAHDPATPLAGALEVRRQAGDAVVLVTYGGAGHGVYQRSACTRGVADAYLLGGVVPEDGTRCPAVEPGA from the coding sequence GTGCGACCGCTGGTTCGCGTGCTGGGCGCCGTCGTGGTGAGCGTGCTGCTCACGGGCGCCGCTGCCCAGGCCTCCCCCTCCCCCACCACCGCCCTCTCCTGGGCGCCGTGCCCCGAGCTGCCCGACGTCGAGTGCGGCGTGCTGTCCGTGCCCGTCGACCGGACCGATCCCGGTGACGGCCGGGTCGGGGTGGCGGTGGCTCGGCGGGTGGCGCCGGACCCCGCGCGGCGGATCGGGGTGCTGGTGGTCAACCCCGGTGGGCCCGGCAACTCCGGGGTGGACTTGTTGGACGCGCAGCCGGGAACCGTTGCGGGCGTTGGGGGAGCGCTTGCCGGCGCGGACGTGGTGGCGGAGCCGTTCCCGGCGGTGTTCTGCCAGGACTGGGCGCTGCCGGTGCGCGACTTCCGCGAGCACGCCGCGCTGACCGCGCACGTGCGGCGGGTGGCCCCGAACACGGGTGGCGGGCAGCGCCCCGACCAGCCGATCGGGACGTGCCTGGGGCGGACAACGGAGGTGTCGAACCCGCAGCGCCCGCTGCGGGTCGAGGGCGCGCCGAAGATCCTGGCGCTGAACGGCGCGCACGACCCGGCGACGCCGCTCGCGGGCGCGCTGGAGGTCCGGCGCCAGGCCGGGGACGCGGTGGTGCTGGTCACCTACGGGGGCGCCGGGCACGGGGTGTACCAGCGCAGCGCGTGCACCAGGGGCGTGGCGGACGCGTACCTGCTGGGCGGCGTGGTGCCCGAGGACGGGACGCGGTGCCCGGCGGTGGAACCGGGGGCGTGA
- a CDS encoding response regulator — protein MTISVLVADDQAMVRTGFRMILSAEPDIEVVGEAVDGVEAVELARALSPDVVLMDIRMPRVDGVEALRRITGPGAPGVPRVVVVTTFDDDENVRRALRGGACGFILKTSGAPLLLEAIRAAATGEALVSPAITVRLLEGLTPTRRHTPDVRLSPRELDVVLLVARGRTNAEVAGALHVTVGTVKTHLASVQAKLSARNRVEIAAWAWENGLVPVRE, from the coding sequence GTGACGATCTCCGTGCTGGTCGCCGACGACCAGGCCATGGTGCGCACCGGGTTCCGCATGATCCTGTCGGCGGAACCGGACATCGAGGTCGTCGGCGAGGCCGTGGACGGCGTGGAGGCGGTCGAGCTGGCCCGCGCGCTGTCCCCGGACGTGGTCCTGATGGACATCCGGATGCCGCGCGTGGACGGCGTCGAGGCGCTGCGCAGGATCACCGGACCGGGCGCGCCGGGCGTGCCGAGGGTCGTGGTCGTGACCACGTTCGACGACGACGAGAACGTGCGCCGGGCCCTGCGCGGCGGCGCGTGCGGCTTCATCCTCAAGACCTCGGGCGCGCCCCTGCTCCTGGAGGCCATCCGGGCCGCGGCGACCGGAGAGGCCCTGGTGAGCCCGGCGATCACCGTGCGCCTCCTGGAGGGCCTGACCCCCACCCGCCGCCACACCCCGGACGTGCGGCTGTCCCCGAGGGAGCTGGACGTGGTCCTGCTCGTCGCGCGAGGCCGCACGAACGCCGAGGTGGCCGGGGCGCTGCACGTCACGGTCGGCACGGTGAAGACGCACCTCGCGTCGGTCCAGGCGAAGCTGTCGGCCCGCAACCGGGTGGAGATCGCGGCGTGGGCCTGGGAGAACGGGCTGGTCCCGGTGCGGGAGTAG
- a CDS encoding DUF4034 domain-containing protein — MVLSLLLHPKKLANTLWLMREASRRGVEMEDLPDEVLAPRLLKKFDATPWGLVPDDQVTREPLADPELDRAVAEATEGRWEAGAELLASTRGRWARRDEVVRALAGCAAANQAFLRRWQEKDGSNPDLASLRAIALVHLAWQARGSRRAAETSAEQMAGFHRFLLQADEAVDVAAALAPEDPTPWMTRVMLARGLSYDHERFREAWAELVARDPHHRGGHVQALQYWCAKWHGSHELMMGFAEEAMRAHPSLAVLPMLATEELPDREDGDDDAPWQTPVVREALEVLLPRLAGEGNAPRAVRTDRGYAIFALTANGRHAEAVEQFRVLGAQADADPWASREHGLMAFLQQRAEACERAGRP, encoded by the coding sequence GTGGTCCTGTCGTTGTTGTTGCACCCCAAGAAGCTCGCGAACACCCTGTGGCTCATGCGGGAGGCGTCGCGGCGCGGCGTCGAGATGGAGGACCTGCCGGACGAGGTGCTCGCGCCCCGGCTGCTGAAGAAGTTCGACGCCACCCCGTGGGGGCTCGTGCCCGACGACCAGGTGACGCGCGAGCCGCTCGCCGACCCCGAGCTGGACCGGGCGGTGGCCGAGGCGACCGAGGGCCGCTGGGAGGCGGGCGCCGAACTGCTGGCCTCGACCAGGGGCCGCTGGGCGCGCCGCGACGAGGTGGTGCGCGCGCTCGCCGGGTGCGCGGCGGCGAACCAGGCTTTTCTGAGGCGCTGGCAGGAGAAGGACGGCTCGAACCCGGACCTGGCCTCGCTGCGCGCGATCGCGCTGGTGCACCTGGCGTGGCAGGCGCGCGGCAGCCGGAGGGCCGCTGAGACCAGCGCCGAGCAGATGGCGGGCTTCCACCGGTTCCTGTTGCAGGCCGACGAGGCGGTGGACGTGGCGGCGGCCCTGGCGCCCGAGGACCCGACGCCGTGGATGACGCGCGTGATGCTCGCCAGGGGCCTGAGCTACGACCACGAGCGGTTCCGCGAGGCGTGGGCGGAGCTGGTGGCCAGGGACCCGCACCACCGGGGCGGGCACGTGCAGGCGCTGCAGTACTGGTGCGCGAAGTGGCACGGGTCGCACGAGCTGATGATGGGGTTCGCCGAGGAGGCGATGCGCGCGCACCCGTCGCTGGCGGTGCTGCCGATGCTGGCGACCGAGGAGCTGCCCGACCGGGAGGACGGCGACGACGACGCGCCGTGGCAGACGCCGGTGGTGCGCGAGGCCCTGGAGGTGCTGCTGCCCCGGCTGGCGGGCGAGGGCAACGCGCCTCGGGCGGTGCGGACGGACCGGGGGTACGCGATCTTCGCGCTGACCGCGAACGGGCGGCACGCGGAGGCGGTGGAGCAGTTCCGGGTCCTGGGCGCGCAGGCCGACGCGGACCCGTGGGCGAGCCGGGAGCACGGGCTGATGGCGTTCTTGCAGCAGCGGGCGGAGGCTTGCGAGCGGGCGGGGAGGCCGTGA